In Trichocoleus desertorum NBK24, the following are encoded in one genomic region:
- the rfbC gene encoding dTDP-4-dehydrorhamnose 3,5-epimerase yields MLFTETPLKGAFVIDLEQRSDHRGFFARTFCAKEFEDHGLKPTVAQCNLSYNHKQGTLRGMHYQTPPAAETKLIRCTQGGIYDVIIDMRPDSPTYLAHFGIELTAENRRALYVPEMFAHGYQALTDGAEVIYQVGEFYTPGYERGLRYNDPFFKIEWPLPVTEISEKDQSWPLFETVMVGAQA; encoded by the coding sequence ATGCTATTTACCGAAACGCCACTCAAGGGTGCCTTTGTCATTGACCTAGAACAGCGGAGCGATCATCGCGGTTTCTTTGCTCGCACCTTCTGTGCCAAAGAGTTTGAAGACCACGGCCTCAAGCCCACCGTAGCGCAATGCAATCTCTCCTACAACCACAAGCAGGGGACATTGCGGGGGATGCATTATCAAACCCCTCCCGCCGCTGAAACCAAGCTAATTCGCTGCACCCAAGGGGGGATCTACGACGTAATCATCGATATGCGTCCAGACTCTCCCACCTACTTGGCGCACTTTGGCATTGAATTGACCGCAGAAAACCGTCGCGCCTTGTATGTGCCAGAAATGTTTGCCCACGGCTATCAAGCATTGACCGATGGAGCTGAGGTGATCTACCAAGTGGGGGAATTCTACACTCCTGGCTACGAGCGGGGTTTGCGGTATAACGACCCATTTTTTAAAATTGAATGGCCTTTGCCCGTCACGGAAATTTCGGAAAAAGATCAATCTTGGCCCTTGTTTGAAACGGTAATGGTAGGAGCACAGGCATGA
- a CDS encoding NAD(P)-dependent oxidoreductase yields the protein MKVLVTGTEGYLGSLFAPLLMKHGHEVIGVDTGYYKVGWLYNATDLTAKTLNKDIRHITAEDLQDVDAVVHMAELSNDPTGQLSPNITYDINHKGSVRLAELAKAAGVRRFVYMSSCSVYGVATGQDVTEESEVNPQTAYAICKTLVERDLQPMADDNFSPTFMRNATAFGASPRMRFDIVLNNLVGLAWTTKEIKMISDGTPWRPLVHALDIAKALLCVLEAPRDIIHKQIFNVGDTAHNYRVKEIAEIVADIFTGCQLSFGANVADNRSYRVSFEKINSILPGFKCEWDAPRGAQQLFDLFNQIDMDEATFLSRGFTRLKQLEYLLRTQQIDQDFFWRQ from the coding sequence ATGAAAGTATTGGTCACTGGCACAGAAGGATATCTTGGCTCTCTGTTTGCGCCGCTGCTGATGAAGCACGGTCATGAAGTGATTGGGGTAGACACCGGATATTACAAAGTTGGCTGGCTCTACAATGCTACTGATCTCACCGCCAAAACCCTGAATAAAGATATCCGTCACATCACCGCCGAAGATTTGCAAGACGTAGATGCAGTGGTTCACATGGCGGAATTGTCTAACGACCCTACTGGGCAGCTTTCCCCCAACATCACCTACGACATCAACCACAAAGGCTCTGTGCGTTTGGCAGAATTGGCTAAAGCTGCTGGCGTGCGCCGCTTTGTCTATATGTCTTCTTGCAGCGTCTACGGCGTGGCAACAGGTCAGGATGTTACGGAGGAATCAGAAGTGAATCCGCAGACCGCTTATGCCATCTGCAAAACTTTGGTAGAGCGCGATTTGCAGCCGATGGCGGACGACAACTTCTCCCCCACATTCATGCGGAACGCCACAGCCTTTGGTGCCTCGCCTCGGATGCGCTTCGACATCGTGCTGAACAACTTGGTGGGTCTGGCTTGGACCACCAAAGAGATCAAGATGATCAGCGATGGCACTCCCTGGCGACCTCTGGTGCATGCTTTGGATATTGCCAAAGCCTTGCTTTGTGTCCTAGAAGCTCCCCGCGATATTATCCATAAACAGATCTTTAACGTCGGCGATACGGCTCACAACTACCGCGTCAAAGAGATCGCAGAAATCGTGGCGGATATCTTTACGGGCTGTCAGCTCAGCTTTGGAGCCAATGTGGCAGATAACCGCAGCTACCGCGTCTCCTTCGAGAAAATCAACTCTATCCTCCCTGGCTTTAAGTGTGAGTGGGATGCCCCACGCGGTGCCCAACAACTGTTTGATTTGTTCAATCAAATCGACATGGATGAAGCCACCTTCCTATCTAGAGGTTTCACCCGCCTAAAACAGTTGGAATATCTCCTGCGGACGCAGCAAATTGACCAAGATTTCTTCTGGAGACAGTAA
- the lhgO gene encoding L-2-hydroxyglutarate oxidase, producing MYDFAIIGGGIAGLSTGMALGRKYPDAKILVLEKESNWAFHQTGNNSGVIHSGIYYKPGSFKSKFCRDGSRSMVEFCREHGIAHEVCGKVIVATDESELPRLENLFQRGLENGLNVTKITAEEVREVEPHVSCIAGIRVPTTGIVSYKQVCLKYAELIRLQGGDLRLNTKVTKIVQAGDRQVLETTQGEFETQFVINCAGLHSDRVARMGQADPKAKIVPFRGEYYELVPEKRYLVKTLIYPVPNPAFPFLGVHFTKMIDGTVHAGPNAVLSLKREGYKKTDFDLRDFAEVMTYPAFWKLAAKHADEGIQEIIRSFSKAAFVRSLQKLIPEVRSEDLIPTHAGVRAQALMDDGKLVDDFLIISGPNSIHVCNAPSPAATSSLEIGKAIAAQIPQPQHLQAALSV from the coding sequence ATGTATGATTTCGCGATCATTGGCGGCGGCATTGCTGGCCTTTCTACCGGGATGGCATTAGGCCGAAAATATCCAGATGCCAAGATTTTAGTTTTAGAAAAAGAAAGTAATTGGGCCTTTCACCAAACGGGCAATAACAGTGGAGTCATCCACTCTGGCATCTATTACAAGCCAGGCAGCTTTAAATCGAAATTCTGTCGGGACGGTAGCCGCTCGATGGTGGAATTTTGCCGAGAGCACGGCATCGCTCACGAAGTTTGTGGCAAGGTAATTGTCGCAACCGACGAGAGCGAGCTTCCTCGGCTGGAAAACCTCTTCCAACGTGGTTTAGAGAATGGCTTGAATGTCACTAAGATCACGGCTGAGGAAGTCCGGGAAGTTGAGCCGCATGTAAGCTGCATCGCTGGGATTCGCGTTCCCACGACAGGCATTGTCAGCTACAAACAGGTTTGCCTCAAGTATGCTGAGCTGATTCGGCTGCAAGGCGGGGACTTACGGCTGAATACCAAGGTGACCAAGATTGTCCAGGCAGGCGATCGCCAAGTGCTCGAAACAACTCAAGGCGAATTCGAGACTCAGTTTGTAATTAACTGTGCAGGGTTACATAGCGATCGCGTTGCCAGAATGGGCCAAGCTGACCCCAAAGCCAAGATTGTGCCCTTTCGGGGTGAGTATTACGAACTGGTGCCCGAAAAGCGTTACCTAGTCAAAACGCTGATCTATCCTGTGCCTAACCCAGCGTTTCCGTTCCTAGGGGTTCACTTCACCAAGATGATCGACGGTACCGTGCATGCTGGCCCCAACGCAGTTCTCAGCCTCAAACGCGAAGGCTACAAGAAAACCGATTTTGACTTGCGCGACTTTGCCGAAGTCATGACCTACCCCGCTTTCTGGAAGTTGGCAGCTAAACATGCCGATGAAGGGATTCAGGAGATTATTCGCTCCTTTAGTAAAGCTGCCTTTGTTCGCAGTTTGCAAAAGCTAATTCCGGAAGTGCGCTCTGAGGATTTGATTCCTACCCATGCAGGCGTCCGGGCTCAAGCCCTGATGGACGATGGGAAACTGGTGGATGATTTTCTGATTATCTCTGGCCCCAATTCCATTCATGTCTGCAATGCACCTTCTCCGGCGGCTACCTCTTCTCTCGAAATTGGTAAAGCGATCGCCGCTCAAATTCCCCAACCGCAACATCTTCAGGCAGCGTTAAGCGTATAG
- the rfbF gene encoding glucose-1-phosphate cytidylyltransferase, translated as MKAVILAGGLGTRLSEETTIKPKPMVEIGGRPILWHIMKTYSAHGINDFIICCGYKGYVIKEYFANYFLHMSDVTFDMRFNQMNVHCGYAEPWRVTLVDTGEETLTGGRLRRVREHIGNETFCFTYGDGVSNVNVQELVEFHKSQKTLATLTATQPPGRFGAICLGSEQNKIESFQEKPEGDGAWINGGYFVLEPEVIDYIHGDSAVWEKEPLQKLASDGELSAYRHNGFWQPMDTLRDKQYLEELWKSGKAPWKVW; from the coding sequence ATGAAAGCCGTGATATTGGCTGGCGGACTCGGAACTCGTCTCAGTGAGGAAACGACCATTAAGCCCAAACCGATGGTGGAAATTGGTGGTCGGCCTATACTCTGGCACATAATGAAGACTTACTCGGCTCATGGCATCAATGACTTCATCATTTGCTGTGGTTACAAAGGCTACGTCATTAAAGAATATTTTGCCAATTACTTTTTACACATGTCAGATGTCACGTTTGACATGCGCTTTAACCAAATGAATGTGCATTGTGGCTATGCCGAGCCTTGGCGAGTGACCCTGGTAGATACGGGAGAGGAGACGCTTACAGGCGGGCGGCTAAGACGGGTGAGAGAGCACATTGGCAACGAAACCTTTTGCTTTACCTATGGGGATGGTGTGAGCAACGTCAATGTTCAGGAGTTAGTAGAGTTTCACAAATCCCAGAAAACCCTAGCCACTCTAACTGCTACCCAACCACCCGGACGCTTTGGTGCCATTTGCTTAGGTTCGGAGCAAAACAAAATTGAGAGTTTTCAGGAAAAGCCGGAAGGGGATGGTGCTTGGATTAATGGTGGCTATTTTGTTCTAGAGCCAGAAGTGATTGACTACATCCACGGAGACTCGGCAGTTTGGGAAAAAGAGCCGCTCCAGAAACTGGCTTCCGATGGAGAGCTTTCCGCTTACAGACACAATGGCTTTTGGCAACCGATGGATACGCTGCGTGACAAGCAATATCTGGAAGAGCTGTGGAAGAGTGGTAAGGCTCCTTGGAAAGTGTGGTAG
- a CDS encoding GMC oxidoreductase — MLIDARTLPAGTTIESDVCIIGAGPAGITLAREFIGQDFRVCLLESGGADPDQATQSLCQGENSGDLYQDLCKSRHRQFGGTANEWHITITPEEIGGRCGPLEAIDFEKRDGIPYTGWPFDRAYLDPFYRRAQQLCRMGPFTYQAEDWEEAQSPRLPFLEGKVATAVYQFTPRNVFTQEYQEDLRRADNITTYLHANVLDIETNEVAKTVTRLQAACLEGDRFWVTAKLFILATGGIENARLMLLANQNQNVGLGNQNDLVGRFFMDHPGLSYMFFPKQRQIFNSTGLYDLRKVKGFAIKGKLVLTEEVKRREKLLNSGALIHPRPQGFRSQAVSSLKTLLSSAQKVKVPFQPFKHLGNVVSGADELALSAYRRLRKIQPILPNDIEGGWSHLPNKEKLFASFQISQMIEQAPNPDSRVMLSDEHDRLGRRKVKLHWTWHELDVYSVKRTYEILDAELKRSGIGRLESDWQFEGKDLTDTSAHHHIGATRMHNDPKQGVVDENCQVHGISNLFIAGSSVFPTGGYVNPTLTIIALALRLADHVKQHMATKVANIN, encoded by the coding sequence ATGCTAATTGATGCGCGTACCCTGCCTGCAGGCACAACGATTGAGTCTGATGTCTGCATTATTGGTGCTGGACCCGCAGGGATTACACTGGCACGCGAATTTATCGGACAGGACTTTCGAGTTTGTCTACTGGAGAGTGGCGGCGCTGATCCGGATCAAGCCACGCAGTCCCTTTGCCAAGGGGAGAACAGCGGTGACTTGTATCAGGACTTGTGTAAGTCGCGCCATCGCCAGTTCGGCGGGACGGCCAATGAATGGCATATCACCATTACGCCAGAAGAAATTGGGGGGCGTTGTGGCCCTTTGGAGGCGATCGATTTCGAAAAGCGGGACGGCATTCCCTATACTGGTTGGCCTTTCGATCGCGCCTACTTAGACCCCTTCTATCGACGGGCGCAGCAGCTCTGTAGGATGGGGCCGTTTACCTATCAGGCTGAAGATTGGGAAGAAGCCCAAAGTCCTCGCTTGCCTTTCCTTGAAGGTAAGGTAGCGACAGCAGTTTATCAATTCACCCCTCGTAATGTGTTCACGCAGGAATACCAAGAAGATCTGCGACGAGCCGATAACATTACCACTTATCTCCACGCCAATGTGCTGGATATTGAGACTAATGAAGTCGCCAAAACCGTGACTCGCTTGCAGGCTGCTTGTTTAGAAGGCGATCGCTTTTGGGTGACAGCAAAACTATTTATTCTGGCTACAGGCGGCATTGAGAATGCTCGTTTAATGCTGCTTGCCAACCAGAATCAAAATGTAGGATTGGGCAATCAAAATGACCTAGTTGGCCGATTCTTTATGGATCATCCTGGTCTCAGCTACATGTTTTTTCCTAAGCAGCGGCAAATCTTTAACTCCACAGGCTTGTACGACCTGCGAAAAGTTAAAGGATTTGCGATTAAAGGCAAGCTAGTGCTGACTGAAGAGGTCAAGCGGCGGGAGAAACTGCTAAATAGTGGCGCATTGATTCATCCTAGACCTCAAGGTTTCCGTTCTCAGGCGGTGAGTTCCTTGAAAACACTGCTTTCCTCCGCCCAAAAAGTCAAAGTTCCCTTCCAACCCTTTAAACACTTAGGCAATGTTGTCAGCGGAGCCGATGAGCTAGCCCTATCTGCTTATCGGCGGCTCAGGAAGATTCAGCCAATTCTACCGAACGATATTGAGGGCGGTTGGTCGCATCTTCCGAATAAAGAAAAACTGTTCGCGTCTTTCCAGATTAGCCAGATGATCGAACAGGCTCCGAATCCGGATAGCCGCGTCATGTTAAGTGATGAACACGATCGCCTAGGCCGCAGAAAGGTAAAACTGCACTGGACCTGGCACGAGCTAGATGTCTACAGCGTCAAGCGTACTTACGAAATTCTAGATGCAGAGCTAAAAAGGTCAGGCATTGGTAGATTAGAAAGCGATTGGCAGTTTGAAGGGAAAGACTTAACTGACACTAGTGCCCACCATCATATTGGTGCGACCCGTATGCATAATGACCCCAAGCAAGGGGTTGTGGATGAGAATTGTCAAGTACATGGCATTTCTAACTTGTTTATCGCAGGTAGTTCTGTGTTCCCCACAGGCGGTTACGTCAACCCCACCCTAACAATCATTGCGCTGGCACTGCGTCTAGCCGACCATGTCAAGCAACACATGGCTACCAAGGTCGCAAATATTAATTAA